CAGTTTGATAAGATGCTCTGATATTGTGATTACCAAAAGTTGAAATAGCTGATACTCTTGGTGTAAACTGACCGTCAAAATTTTGATTTTTATCATATCTAATTGAACCAATCAGCTTAAGATGATCTCCAAAAAGGTTTTTACTTGCCTGAGTAAAAGCACCATATTCATTTATCGGAATTACTCCGTCTCGGCCATCTTTAGTATCAGAGAAAAGTGTTCCGTCTGATTTTAGTCTATATTGTCTTACATTGGCACCGGCAATCAGATCAATAAATTTAATTTGATTCTTGAAATTGTAAAACCCTTCTGCGTGATACATATCAGTTTTATCTGTAAATGCACTACCTCCCTTACTTATAGGCATTTCTCTATATTTGTCAAGTAAAGTATTGAACTGATCAGATCCCGGTTGTGGCATGTTTTTGTCCGCAAAAGCTCTGGCAGTAGCATGTGCATTAGCCTCTGAAATATTAGGATTTAGAGATTTAGCCTGAACAAATGCTCCTACATACTCCCCAAACCAATTGGCGTGAGGCTTTGCTTCGTTTAGCATATCTACAGCTGTCAAACCTGCCAAAAACGATTGTCCTGAATTCTCCTGAGTAGTATATCCTCTCAAAGTGAAATTATCACCTCTTAACTCAAGTTTCCCCTGCATTATGTTAAAATTACGAAGACCGTAACGACCCGTTCCGGTATAAACTGTAGTTCCATATCCATAATTAATCTGTCCTATCGCTTCAATTTTTTCAGTAATTCTGTAGTGCAAAGCGGCATTTACCTTGAAGCTTTTAGTATTATAATCCATTAGATCGCTTTCGCTATAACCAGTACGGCTAACTATTGTATTAGGCACAAGTCCTCTGGCATTTGCAGGGAGTAAACCACCTTTTACCAATGCATCTGCAACGGTCCCAAGATTAGTTTGCACCTCATCACCATAAACGTTTAATCCATCATAATCCAATGCTGAGCGGTCATTTGCTCCACCTTTTACATAATTAAGGTTATCAGTGCTATTGGCTTCCCAGTCTTTAGCCCCCAAATATGACAAGTTTACTTTAAATGCCACTTTGTTATTGAAAGCTTTGGCATATCTTAAGGACATATCATAAAAAGGAGTAGTTTGAACAGCTCTGTTCGATGCACTCATAATACCACTTTTGATATTAGCACTAAGTCCCTGGTATAAAAACGGGCTTTTAGAATTCATCAATACTAATCCATTCAATGCATTTGGACCATAAAGTGCAGAAGCAGCACCAGAAACTAACTCTACGCTCTCTACGTCAAGTTCAGGCATACCAACTATATTATCTACAGGAAAATTAAGTCCAGGTGCCTGATTGTCCATTCCATCAATCATCTGCACAGTACGCACGTTACCGGTCGAATTAAACCCACGCATGTTGATAGATTTAAATAGCAAACCTTGTGTAGTCAAATCCACACCTTTCATGTTTCCAAGAGCATCATAAAAATTTGGAGCAGTAGTTTCTCTTATAGCTCTCAAATCCAGCTTTTCAACCGAAACCGGAGATTTCATCACACTTTCCTCCATCCGGGATGCAGATACAACCAACTCCTGACCCATTATGTTTTCCTCTTCGAGACTGATATTTATAGCAGCATTTTCTGATTTAAGGGTGTATTCCTGGCTTTTATATCCCACCGAAGAGATTACCAATTGAAATGGCACGGGAGTTGCGGTAGTAAAATCAAATTTACCATTTAAATCGGTAATGGTACCAATGATTTTTCCTTTGATTTGAACACTAACTCCTACCAAAGGCTCTTTGGTACGAGCGTCAGAAATCATCCCTGAAACCTTGGTTTGAGCCATAACAAATACAGAAGTGGCTAAACTAAAGATGGTAATCAGGAATAATTTCTTAAGATTAGGGTATAAATTTAACATAGTTTAAAAGGTTATTATTTGGTTAAGAAACTAATTCGTTGGTCAAAAATAAGAAAGATAAATTATTTGAATACAATAAAATCAAAAAATAATTATAAAATGAAAAAAGATATGGAAAAATGGTTGATTTTATTGGTGTTTTTTTGGCTAAACACAGAAATTGTAATGGCTCAAAAACATTTTCAAATCACATCAACCTTTGACGAAAAGACCCAGCCTTTAAGCCCTGATTACACCCAAACATCAAGTTGGCTGGCATTACCAACCAAAATTGATATGGCAGATAAATTACCTAAAGGAAAACACAATTTAAAAGACTTTCAGTTTCAAGCTCAAGTTGATGTTTTCTATATTTATCCTACGGTATATACTCAGCAACCAACCAACCAATACACCTGGAATGCATCTACGACTGACTCAGATCTCAATGAAAAAATCGAAAAATCTGCAATTTATAATCAAGCCTCAGTGTTCAATGGTATTGCAAAAATATATACTCCAATATATCGGCAGGCACACTATTCGGTTTTTACAACCAAAGACTCCATTTCATCAAAAAAAGCATTGGATTTAGCATATTTTGACATTAGAAAAGCATTTGAGATTTTTCTTGAAAAATATAATCATTCGAGGCCGTTCATAATTGCCGGGCATAGTCAAGGTACTTTACTTGCAATTAGGCTCATTCAAGAATTTGTAAATAATAAACCCTTGCAGGAAAGAATGATTGCTGCATATTTGGTTGGTATGCCAGTAAATGACAGTATGTTTGAAACTGTAAAACTTATGACCGAACCCAACCAAACAGGAGGATATTTAAGTTGGAATACATTTTCAGAAAATTACTATCCTTCTTATTACGAAAATGGCTTGAACCAGGCACAATGTATCAATCCTGTATCCTGGAAACCAAACACTAACTGGTCTAAAAAAAGCTGGCACAAAGGCACATTGGGTATTAAATCAAAATTGAGCCCGGGTATCATTACGTGCAAAGTCGAAAATGGTATATTATGGATAAAAAAACCCGATATTCCAGGAAAAGCATTTCTTAACGAAAAAATCTGGCATTTCGCTGATTACAATTTTTTTTGGTTGGATATTAGAGAAAATGTAGCTTTACGTACAAATCAGTATTTTCTTAATAATAAAAAATAAATGGCAAATTCAAATTTCCTGATAATTATGGCCGGAGGAGTAGGAACTCGTTTCTGGCCTTTTAGCCGACAAACATTTCCAAAACAATTCCATGACATCCTGGGAACTGGTAAAACCCTCATACA
The sequence above is a segment of the Cytophagaceae bacterium genome. Coding sequences within it:
- a CDS encoding carboxypeptidase-like regulatory domain-containing protein; this encodes MAQTKVSGMISDARTKEPLVGVSVQIKGKIIGTITDLNGKFDFTTATPVPFQLVISSVGYKSQEYTLKSENAAINISLEEENIMGQELVVSASRMEESVMKSPVSVEKLDLRAIRETTAPNFYDALGNMKGVDLTTQGLLFKSINMRGFNSTGNVRTVQMIDGMDNQAPGLNFPVDNIVGMPELDVESVELVSGAASALYGPNALNGLVLMNSKSPFLYQGLSANIKSGIMSASNRAVQTTPFYDMSLRYAKAFNNKVAFKVNLSYLGAKDWEANSTDNLNYVKGGANDRSALDYDGLNVYGDEVQTNLGTVADALVKGGLLPANARGLVPNTIVSRTGYSESDLMDYNTKSFKVNAALHYRITEKIEAIGQINYGYGTTVYTGTGRYGLRNFNIMQGKLELRGDNFTLRGYTTQENSGQSFLAGLTAVDMLNEAKPHANWFGEYVGAFVQAKSLNPNISEANAHATARAFADKNMPQPGSDQFNTLLDKYREMPISKGGSAFTDKTDMYHAEGFYNFKNQIKFIDLIAGANVRQYRLKSDGTLFSDTKDGRDGVIPINEYGAFTQASKNLFGDHLKLIGSIRYDKNQNFDGQFTPRVSAISTFGNHNIRASYQTGFRIPTTQNQYIDLTTPTGTLVGGMDEFNARYNLTAGIPRNVLADFQINGANSKYLDAAAKQKLAANVGAFVTSNLSAIQSAVIAAVQAGVVSKVTAAVQALVAAGQLPAEAAPAAIQAQVTAQMGSQAVKDLITANVTSQANALATQVTPAFALDVLPKYSPVKLQPERIKSWEIGYKGLIGKKLFVDTYYYSSVYSNFIGGTVIVVPTAPAAAGLPLASGIGVGNFKGYQRVSNTSEKITADGWALGLNYSLPKGYSIGGNWAVNRLKNFVATPEQQYAGFNSPKNRYNVNFAKRLGSGEKFGFNVSARYQDAFVWESSFVVPTTSTVPLFGNTTVPSIFNIDAQVSYKLPAVKSVIKLGGTNIGGKPYVQAYGSAYVGSMYYVSIAYDELFNR
- a CDS encoding DUF3089 domain-containing protein; translated protein: MKKDMEKWLILLVFFWLNTEIVMAQKHFQITSTFDEKTQPLSPDYTQTSSWLALPTKIDMADKLPKGKHNLKDFQFQAQVDVFYIYPTVYTQQPTNQYTWNASTTDSDLNEKIEKSAIYNQASVFNGIAKIYTPIYRQAHYSVFTTKDSISSKKALDLAYFDIRKAFEIFLEKYNHSRPFIIAGHSQGTLLAIRLIQEFVNNKPLQERMIAAYLVGMPVNDSMFETVKLMTEPNQTGGYLSWNTFSENYYPSYYENGLNQAQCINPVSWKPNTNWSKKSWHKGTLGIKSKLSPGIITCKVENGILWIKKPDIPGKAFLNEKIWHFADYNFFWLDIRENVALRTNQYFLNNKK